One Trichosurus vulpecula isolate mTriVul1 chromosome 7, mTriVul1.pri, whole genome shotgun sequence genomic region harbors:
- the LOC118858042 gene encoding olfactory receptor 2B6-like has protein sequence MWTSNQSSLEGFVLLGFSDRPWLEKPLFVIFLVAYIFALFGNISIILVSRLDPQLNSPMYFFVSNLSLLDLCYTTSTVPQMLVNLWGPEKTISYGGCVAQLYIFLALGSTECILLAIMAFDRYAAICRPLHYPVIMNQRRCVHMAAGTWFSGFANSLVQSTLTVVAPRCGRKIVNHFFCEVPALLKLACTDTQVNEVELNVLGALLLLVPLTLILGTYGFIAQAVMKIRSAESRWKAFNTCASHLLVVSMFYFTAISMYVQPPSSYSHDRGKIMALFYGIVTPTLNPFIYTLRNKDVKAALWRALTKEFWVKAR, from the coding sequence ATGTGGACCAGCAACCAGAGCTCCTTGGAAGGCTTTGTTCTCCTGGGATTTTCTGACCGCCCTTGGCTGGAGAAACCACTATTTGTTATCTTTCTAGTGGCCTATATATTTGCTCTCTTTGGTAACATCTCCATAATACTTGTCTCTCGCCTAGATCCCCAGCTTAATAGTCCAATGTACTTCTTTGTCTCCAACCTTTCCCTCTTGGACCTCTGCTATACTACCAGTACTGTCCCACAGATGCTTGTCAACCTTTGGGGCCCAGAGAAAACCATAAGCTATGGTGGTTGTGTTGCTCAGCTCTACATTTTCTTGGCCTTGGGCTCAACTGAATGTATCCTATTGGCCATAATGGCCTTTGACCGCTATGCTGCCATTTGCAGACCCCTCCACTACCCAGTCATCATGAATCAGAGGCGTTGTGTGCACATGGCAGCTGGAACATGGTTTAGTGGGTTTGCTAATTCCCTAGTCCAATCAACATTGACAGTGGTGGCCCCAAGGTGTGGCAGGAAAATTGTGAATCACTTCTTCTGTGAGGTACCTGCCCTTCTGAAATTAGCCTGCACTGACACCCAGGTAAATGAGGTTGAACTCAATGTGCTTGGTGCTCTGCTGCTCTTGGTGCCCCTTACCCTTATCTTAGGTACCTATGGCTTCATTGCTCAAGCAGTGATGAAAATCCGTTCAGCTGAAAGCCGCTGGAAGGCCTTTAATACTTGTGCCTCCCACCTACTGGTAGTCTCCATGTTTTACTTCACTGCCATTAGCATGTATGTCCAGCCCCCCTCTAGCTACTCCCATGATCGTGGCAAGATTATGGCCCTCTTCTATGGGATTGTCACACCCACCCTCAACCCTTTCATTTATACTTTGAGGAACAAGGATGTCAAGGCTGCCCTATGGAGGGCACTAACAAAGGAGTTTTGGGTCAAGGCAAGGTAA